A window of the Deltaproteobacteria bacterium genome harbors these coding sequences:
- the mtnA gene encoding S-methyl-5-thioribose-1-phosphate isomerase — translation MPVRTIEWRSGCVVMLDQRVLPTREVYRVYRDYREVARAIKDMVIRGAPAIGVAAAMGIALGARTLRAGDTAQDFERLCRAFASTRPTAVNLFWAIQRMRRVFGRNRHRSPDTLRTLLEREALAIHDEDVAANRALGVHGAPLLEDGATVLTHCNAGALATAGHGTALAIVRAAIEAGKRIQVIACETRPFLQGARLTAWELKKDRIPVTLITDNMAGHLMQRGRVSCVIVGTDRTAANGDVANKIGTYPLAVLAHRHAIPFYVAAPISSIDLDCPRGDKIPIEERPAREVTHVLGRQIAPSGIRVLNPAFDVTPNELVTAIVTERGVARQPLGRTLPRLVRGAAEAKPERKAEARRVRARRR, via the coding sequence ATGCCCGTTCGTACGATCGAGTGGAGAAGCGGCTGCGTGGTCATGCTCGACCAGCGCGTGCTCCCCACGCGTGAGGTCTACCGCGTCTACCGCGACTACCGGGAGGTGGCGCGCGCCATCAAGGACATGGTGATCCGTGGCGCGCCGGCGATCGGCGTCGCGGCGGCCATGGGCATCGCGCTCGGCGCGCGCACGCTGCGCGCGGGCGATACGGCGCAGGACTTCGAGCGGCTGTGCCGGGCGTTCGCGTCCACCCGCCCCACCGCGGTGAACCTCTTCTGGGCCATCCAGCGCATGCGCCGGGTCTTCGGGCGCAACCGTCACCGCTCGCCCGACACGCTGCGCACGCTGCTCGAGCGCGAGGCGCTCGCGATCCACGACGAGGATGTCGCGGCGAACCGCGCCCTCGGCGTGCACGGCGCGCCGCTCCTCGAGGACGGCGCCACCGTGCTCACGCACTGCAACGCCGGGGCGCTGGCGACGGCCGGTCATGGGACGGCACTGGCGATCGTGCGGGCGGCCATCGAGGCGGGCAAGCGTATCCAGGTGATCGCCTGCGAGACGCGGCCCTTCCTCCAGGGCGCGCGTCTCACGGCCTGGGAGCTCAAGAAGGACCGCATCCCGGTGACGCTCATCACCGACAACATGGCGGGCCACCTGATGCAGCGCGGGCGCGTGAGCTGCGTGATCGTCGGCACCGACCGCACCGCCGCCAACGGCGACGTCGCCAACAAGATCGGCACCTATCCTCTGGCCGTGCTGGCGCACCGACACGCGATCCCGTTCTACGTCGCGGCACCCATCTCGTCGATCGACCTCGACTGCCCGCGCGGCGACAAGATCCCGATCGAGGAGCGCCCCGCGCGCGAGGTGACGCACGTGCTCGGGCGGCAGATCGCGCCGAGCGGCATCCGCGTCCTGAACCCCGCCTTCGACGTGACCCCGAACGAGCTGGTGACGGCGATCGTCACCGAGCGCGGCGTCGCCCGCCAGCCCCTCGGCCGGACCCTCCCGCGGCTCGTGCGGGGAGCCGCCGAGGCCAAGCCGGAACGGAAGGCCGAGGCGCGGCGCGTGCGGGCGCGCCGGCGCTAG